A genomic window from Desulfobacterales bacterium includes:
- a CDS encoding type IV toxin-antitoxin system AbiEi family antitoxin domain-containing protein: MKLRAFFRTYPVFTVDDFAEFLSRDGTHNVRTRESLLSYHVKAGNIVRVRRGLYASVPPGASPENFPIDPFLIAGRMSKDAILAYHTALEAHGKAYSVYEHFTCLVRKSTPHINFRSLVFKGVKFPKALMRKKAESFDVMKVERSGMTIYITGLERTIVDVLNRPDLSGSWEEIWRSLETIEYFDLDKVAEYASLLGNATTAAKVGFFLEQHREALMVEDFHLKTFQDLRPLRPHYMERSRRKSGRFVSAWNLVVPDEIMRRSWEESR; this comes from the coding sequence ATGAAGCTGAGGGCCTTTTTTCGCACATATCCTGTTTTTACCGTCGATGACTTTGCCGAATTTCTGTCTCGCGATGGAACACACAACGTAAGAACCCGGGAATCTCTCCTTTCCTACCATGTAAAAGCAGGCAATATCGTCCGGGTCCGCCGCGGCCTCTATGCATCCGTTCCCCCCGGGGCGTCGCCGGAAAATTTCCCCATAGATCCGTTTCTCATAGCCGGCCGGATGTCGAAAGACGCTATCCTGGCTTATCATACTGCGTTGGAAGCTCACGGAAAAGCCTATTCGGTGTATGAACATTTCACTTGTCTCGTTAGGAAATCTACCCCTCACATAAACTTTCGTTCTCTTGTGTTCAAAGGGGTAAAGTTTCCGAAGGCCCTAATGCGAAAAAAGGCGGAATCTTTTGACGTGATGAAAGTTGAACGCTCGGGCATGACAATCTACATAACCGGACTGGAGCGGACCATAGTAGATGTTCTGAACCGTCCCGACCTGTCGGGAAGCTGGGAAGAAATATGGCGGTCTCTGGAGACCATCGAGTATTTCGATCTCGATAAAGTAGCGGAGTACGCCTCGCTTCTGGGAAACGCCACCACCGCCGCTAAAGTTGGTTTTTTTCTTGAACAGCACCGGGAAGCCTTGATGGTTGAAGATTTTCATTTAAAGACCTTCCAAGACCTTCGTCCGCTCCGGCCCCACTATATGGAGCGAAGCCGCCGAAAATCCGGCCGCTTTGTCTCCGCCTGGAACCTGGTTGTTCCTGATGAAATCATGCGTCGGTC